Proteins encoded together in one Carya illinoinensis cultivar Pawnee chromosome 3, C.illinoinensisPawnee_v1, whole genome shotgun sequence window:
- the LOC122302735 gene encoding chloride channel protein CLC-b, producing MEEESSQVADHAKTIHDMEEAAEEDRDPESKPLNQPLLKRSRTLSSNPLAMVGAKVSYIESLDYEINENDLFKHDWRSRSKVQVLQYIFLKWTLAFLVGLLTGLIATLINLAIENIAGYKLLAVIHLIQKKRYLTGFIFFTAANFLLALFAAVLCVCFAPTAAGPGIPEIKAYLNGVDTPNMFGAATLIVKIFGSIGAVAAGLDLGKEGPLVHIGACIASLLGQGGPSNYRLKWRWLRYFNNDRDRRDLITCGASSGVCAAFRAPVGGVLFSLEEVATWWRSALLWRTFFSTAVVAVVLRAFIQICSSGECGLFGTGGLIMFDVSNVTITYCVMDIIPVVVIGIIGGVLGSLYNYLLHKVLRLYSFINQKGRLHKLLLSVTVAVFTSACQYGLPFLAKCQPCGSSLSETECPTNGSSGNFKQFNCPAGYYNDLATLLLATNDDAVRHIFSTNTPTEYQIPSLLIFFALYCILGLFTFGIAVPSGLFLPIILMGSGYGRLLGIAMGSYTNIDQGLFAVLGAASLMAGSMRMTVSLCVIFLELTNNLLLLPITMIVLLIAKTVGDSFNPSIYEIILHLKGLPFLDANPEPFMRNLTVGELADVKPQVVTLCGVEKVARIVDVLKNTTHNGFPIVDGGVVAQVGVGNGATELHGIILRAHLLQVLKKKWFLSEKRRTEEWEVREKFTSIELAEREGKFEEVAVAREEMEMYVDLHPLTNTTPFTVMESMSVAKAMVLFRQMGLRHLLIVPKFAGGGVPPVVGILTRQDLRPYNILTAFPHLARPKEGEKEN from the exons ATGGAGGAAGAGTCAAGCCAAGTTGCAGATCATGCAAAGACCATCCACGACATGGAAGAAGCAGCAGAAGAAGATAGAGATCCAGAAAGCAAACCTCTAAACCAGCCACTCCTCAAGAGAAGCCGAACTCTTTCCTCCAATCCACTGGCTATGGTTGGAGCCAAAGTTTCCTATATAGAGAGCTTGGACTATGA GATCAATGAGAATGATCTATTCAAGCATGACTGGAGAAGCAGATCCAAAGTTCAAGTGCTGCAGtatatatttttgaagtggACGCTGGCATTCCTTGTTGGACTTCTTACTGGTTTGATTGCTACCCTCATCAATCTTGCGATTGAGAACATTGCTGGCTACAAACTTCTTGCCGTTATTCACTTGATTCAGAAGAAAAG GTATTTGACGGGGTTCATCTTTTTCACTGCGGCTAATTTTCTTCTGGCTCTGTTTGCTGCTGTTCTGTGCGTCTGTTTTGCGCCGACTGCAGCGGGGCCAGGGATACCAGAAATCAAAGCTTATCTTAATGGAGTCGACACTCCCAACATGTTTGGCGCTGCAACATTGATCGTCAAG ATATTTGGAAGCATCGGAGCAGTCGCTGCTGGACTAGATCTAGGAAAGGAAGGACCCCTGGTACACATTGGCGCCTGCATTGCTTCTTTATTGGGCCAAGGAGGGCCTAGTAATTACCGGCTTAAATGGCGCTGGCTTCGCTACTTCAACAACGATAGGGACCGCCGTGATCTTATCACCTGTGGTGCTTCCTCGGGTGTTTGTGCAGCTTTCCGAGCTCCGGTGGGTGGTGTCCTATTTTCCCTAGAAGAGGTTGCTACGTGGTGGAGGAGTGCTCTCCTCTGGAGAACATTTTTCAGCACAGCAGTTGTTGCGGTTGTGCTAAGGGCTTTTATTCAGATATGCAGTTCTGGAGAATGTGGACTCTTCGGAACAGGTGGGCTTATTATGTTTGACGTGAGCAACGTTACTATTACATATTGTGTGATGGATATCATCCCAGTTGTTGTGATCGGCATTATTGGTGGAGTTTTGGGAAGCCTTTACAACTATTTACTTCACAAGGTCCTCAGACTCTACAGTTTCATCAATCA GAAGGGACGACTACATAAGCTCCTTCTAAGTGTCACTGTCGCAGTCTTCACCTCAGCGTGCCAATATGGTCTCCCTTTTCTAGCCAAATGCCAGCCTTGTGGCTCCTCCCTTTCAGAAACGGAATGCCCCACCAATGGAAGCTCCGGCAACTTCAAGCAATTTAACTGCCCGGCTGGTTACTACAATGACCTTGCCACTCTACTCCTTGCCACCAATGATGATGCCGTCCGACACATCTTCTCCACGAACACTCCTACAGAATATCAAATCCCCTCCCTTCTAATCTTCTTTGCACTCTACTGTATCTTAGGACTGTTTACCTTTGGCATTGCCGTGCCTTCCGGACTCTTCCTCCCAATCATCCTCATGGGCTCAGGTTATGGCCGTCTGCTAGGTATTGCCATGGGGTCTTATACAAATATTGATCAAGGACTTTTTGCCGTGCTTGGGGCAGCCTCGCTCATGGCTGGCTCAATGAGGATGACTGTTTCACTTTGTGTGATATTCCTCGAACTCACCAACAACCTTCTTTTGCTACCCATAACGATGATTGTCCTCCTAATTGCCAAAACTGTTGGAGACAGTTTCAATCCAAGCATCTATGAAATTATACTGCACTTGAAAGGCTTGCCTTTCTTGGATGCAAATCCAGAACCATTTATGAGAAATCTTACCGTTGGGGAGCTTGCTGATGTCAAGCCACAGGTGGTCACCCTGTGTGGAGTAGAAAAGGTGGCTCGTATTGTGGATGTCCTCAAAAATACCACACACAACGGTTTCCCAATTGTAGATGGGGGCGTGGTGGCACAGGTGGGAGTAGGCAATGGGGCAACAGAACTACATGGAATAATCCTCAGAGCTCACCTTCTCCAAGTTCTGAAGAAAAAGTGGTTCTTGAGCGAGAAAAGGAGAACAGAAGAGTGGGAAGTGAGAGAGAAATTTACCTCGATTGAACTGGCTGAAAGGGAAGGAAAATTTGAGGAGGTGGCTGTGGCGAGGGAGGAAATGGAGATGTACGTTGATTTGCATCCTCTCACCAATACAACGCCTTTTACTGTGATGGAGAGCATGTCCGTAGCAAAAGCCATGGTGCTTTTCAGGCAGATGGGACTCCGCCATTTGCTCATTGTGCCCAAGTTTGCAGGAGGGGGG GTGCCTCCGGTGGTAGGGATATTGACCAGGCAGGACTTGAGGCCCTACAACATTTTGACCGCCTTTCCTCATTTGGCGAGGCCGAAGGAGGGAGAAAAGGAGAACTGA